One Campylobacter concisus genomic window, TTAGAGCGTAAATTTAGGGCGGGAGACCGCCCTTTTTTCTGCTAAAATTTATCCATTTTTATTTTAAATTTGCCTGCATTCAAATTTGACGAACTACCGCGTAAAATTTAATAAAGCTAAAGAAGTGTGAGTCAAATTTAACGAACTACCCATGTAAAATTTAATGAAATCAAAGAAGTGTGAGTCAAATTTGACGCAGCCAAACCGTGTCAAATTTGATGAGATTACTCGCCCCCGCAATCTCGGCAAGAGCGAGCTAAATTTTAAGATTTTATTTTAAGCCTATCGCCAGCATAGTAGGCGAGCTTCCAGGTCAGAGTTTGTTTTAGGTCTTTAAAGCCGTAGCCGCGAGCCTTGACTCTATCGCCGTAGATTTTTTCTATCATTGCCGATTCTCCTACTAGCAGCGCCTTTGTCGAGCACATCGCCGCACAAACCGGCACTTTGCCTTCGGAAATTCTATCCTGGCCGTACTCTTCGCGCTCGGCTTCGCTATTCGTCGGTAGCGGACCGCCTGCGCACATCGTGCACTTATCCATCGAACCTTTGGCGCCAAAAACTCCCTCGCGCGGGAACTGAGGCGCACCGAACGGACACGCGTATAGACAGTATCCGCAGCCGATGCAGATATCTTTGTCGTGTAGTACGATACCATCGCTCCTGATATAAAAGCAATCAACCGGGCAAACCAGCGAGCACGGCGCGTCCTCGCAGTGCATGCAGGCTATCGAGGTTGAAATTTCCTTACCTGGTACGCCTTCGTTTAGCGTGATGACGCGGCGGCGGCGGATGCCAAGAGGCAGCTCGTGAGCCTCGTCGCAAGCTACCGCACAGCCGTTACAGTCGATACATCTATCGTCGTCGCAGTAAAATTTAAGTCTATTGTTATCGTTAAATTCGCTCATTTTACGCCTTTTCTATGCGGCATAGACCGCTTTTGGTTTCGGGGATTTGAGTGACTATATCGTAGCCGTAGTTAGCGACGGTATTTGCGCTCTCGCCTACCGCATAAGGCTTGGTGTCTTCTGGGAAATTACCAGTCATATCGATGCCTTGCATGTATCCAGCCCAGTGAAACGGCAAGAATATAGTATCTAGTTTGACCGACGGTACGACTCTAGCTCGTACCTTGATTTTCGTGCCTTCAGGCGAATGAATCCATACGAAATCCCAGTTTTTAATGCCGTGTTTAGCCGCAAGCTCAGGATGGATATCCGCAAACATCTCAGGCGTGATACGCGATAGATACATACTAGCGCGCGTTTCCATGCCAGCACCGCTAAAGTTTACAAGGCGTCCCGTAGTCAAATTTATCGGGAATTCTTTCGAGAAGTCCTTACTTAGCTGCAAGCTCTTGTATTTCGTAAATACGCGGTAGTGATTCGGCTTATCCTCAAAGCTCGGATACTTCTGCGCAAGGTCTTGGCGAGGCGTATGTAGCGGCTCTCTGTGCTGCGGTATCTGATCGACGAAGGTCCAAACTACCGCTCTAGCTCTTGCGTTGCCGTACGGTGCAATACCCTTTTCCATACATTTTTCTGCGATTATACCGCTACCGTCCGTGGCCCAAGTAGCGCCCATTTTTTCGCGCTCTTCATCCGTTAGCTTGATGCCTAGTATCTTTTCTATGTTATCTTTTTTGATCTCCGGATATCCGCCGCTTTGCGCTCCGCCTACAGGCGCGCTACCGTCGCCAGCTAGCTGATTTACGCCGTTATGCTCTAGGCCGAAGCGGTTTCTAAAGCCCATACCGCCTTGCATTACCGGTCTACTTATATCGTATAAATTTGGACTGCCAGGGTGTTTTTCCGTCCAGCAAGGCCACGGCAAGCCGTAGTATTCGCCCGCTACCTCGGTGCCCTCTTTGCCCATTAGCGTTTTTTCGTCAAATTTATCCCAGTTAGCCTGATGGCGTTTTAGACGCTCCGGAGTCCAGCCGGTTAGACCGATGCTTTTTACGATACTAGCGATCTCGCGAGTGGCTGCTTCAGGCCACTCGATCTTGCCCTCGGAGTCTCTGATCGTGCGAGTTAGCTCGTCATAGTAGCCTAGCCTTTTGGCAAGCTCAAATAAAATTTCGTGATCTGGCATACTCTCAAACAGAGGCTCTACAACCTGGCTTCTCCACTGACCGCTACGGTTTGTCGCTACGACCGTGCCGCTGGTTTCAAACTGCGTCGCTGCAGGCAGTAGATAGACGCCGTCTTTTTTGTCTGTTATAACGCCGGCGTCGTTTACAAAAGGATCAAGCAACACCAAAAGCTCAAGGCCGTCAAGGCCCTCTTGTACTTTTGCTTGTTGTGCGGTAGAGGTGATGCCGTTGCCTATGACGATTAGGGCTTTTAGGCTATCGCCTGCGTTTTCAACCGGGTCATTGCCGTTTTTGCCGTCAAGTACGCCTGCCCACCAGCGAGCTAGGGTAAATCCCGGCTTAAACATCCATTCAGGTTTTATAAAGTTACCTTGCAACCACTCGTAGTCTACTTTCCACATTTTAGCGAAGTATTTCCACGTGGCTTCGTTTTTAGCGTAGTATCCAGGCAGGCTATCTGGCGCGTTTGCCATATCGCTGGCGCCTTGGACGTTGTCGTGACCGCGCAGGATGTTGCAGCCGCCGCCTGATACGCCCATATTTCCCAGTACTAGTTGCAGGATCGGAGCGATACGAGTGTTTGAGCTGCCTATGGTGTGCTGAGTTAGACCCATCGCCCAAACGACCGATCCAGGGCGGTTTTTAGCGTAAACTTCCGTTATCTCTTTTAGCGTCGCAGCCGGTACTCCGGTTACGTCTTCGACCACTTCTGGCGTCCACTTTGCAGCCTCTTTGCGGATCTCGTCGATGCCGTACGTGCGGTCATCTATAAATTTCTTATCTTCCCAACCGTTTTCAAAGATGAGATTCATCATGCCATACATGAAAGGTATGTCCGTGCCCGGGCGAATTTGAGCAAAATAATCAGCCTTTGCAGCAGTTCTCGTGTATCTTGGATCGACAACGATCAGCTTTGCGCCGTTATTTTCCTTCGCTTTTAGAAAATGCCTAAATCCCACCGGGTGGTTTACAGCCGGATTTGCGCCGATTATAAAGATAGACTTCGCGTTTTGGATATCTCCAAGGTGATTAGTCATAGCTCCATAACCCCACGTATTCGCCACACCGGCGACTGTTGCGCTATGTCAAATTCTAGCTTGGTGATCTAGGTTGTTTGTCCCAAACATCGCGGAAAATTTGCTGATGTAGTAGCTTTGTTCGTTGCAATCTTTTGCAGAGCCTAGAAACATCACTTGTTCAGGGTTTTTCTCGCGATACGCTTTTAATTTGGCGCCGATCTCGTCAAGCGCGTCTTTGTAGCTGATGCGTTTCCATTTGCCGCCTACTTTTTTCATCGGGTATTTCACGCGGCAGTGAGAGCGCACCATATCGATGACGTCGCTGCCCTTACAGCAGTGGCCGCCCGCGCTTACCGGGTGATCTTGGGCTACTTCTTGGCGTACCCAAACGCCGTTTTCTACCTCGGCGCGCACTCCGCATCCAACGGAGCAAACCGTACAAACGGTTTTTACGATTTTAGAGTTTGGAAACGGATTTGCCATTTCTTCTTTTGTGGCGCTTCTAGTTACACCGCTAGCAGCCAGCCCGCTCATGCCGCCCGCTACGCCTGCTAGCGCGGCCATTTTTAAAAACGATCTTCGCCCGACTGCGTTTGAGTGGGGCATAAGACGTAAATTTGCCTCAGACATATTCATCCTTTCTTAAATTTTATTTATTTCGCTTGTTCGTAGTATAGATCCCAGTTTTTGCTTCTTTTATAAAGCACTTCGGTCTTTTTGCTTTTACCGTATTTTAGGTTTGACACCGCTGCCGTTGCTACTCCGGCCGTAGCCGCTGCCGCGCCGACTAGCCCCGCCTTTTTTAAAAATTCTCGCCTATTTTTTTGCATTTTCTTCCTCCATAGCTTTTATCTTTCTCACTCGGTTTTTTTGTCTTCTTATGGCCTCAGATCTTGAAACTCCGTCCAAAGTCTTTTTGTTTTTGCCTTGATTTATAGGACGCGGCGCGCTTAAAACTACGCGCTCAAACTCTATAAATCCTTGCAAAAGCACTGCGACGTCTTTATAAATTTCGCTGCTTTCGTGGTTAAAAAGATCATTTATAAACTCGTCGATGTTTGGGTTTATGATCTCTTTAAAAAGCTGCTCCTCAAGCTCGCCATATAGCTCCTGCTCGCTCTCTCGCGCGATAAATTCGCTCATCAGCGCAAACACGAAGCCCACGTTGTCTTCGTTTTCTTTAAATTTAGCCTCGTCGCGCCTAATGTCTGTGCGGGCTAAAATTTTACGCACTTTTGTGCAGGCGTGTCCGACTTCGTAGCCCTCGTCGTAGTAGGACAGCGAGTTTCTAAGCGGACTTGGCAGAGCGTGGAAAATTTCATCGAATTCATCCGCTAAATTTTGCGAATTTTTCTCGTCGAATTTTGCCTGTATGCGCATTATCGCGTCGGCCGATTCCTCGTTTAGAGCGTGCGCCGAGGCAAGGCCTAGCATCGCGTTTACGCCGCTAAATCTATCGGCTTCTTGGCTAAAAACGAAAAAACGCGAAAATAGCGAGTAGTAAAGCCCACGTCCCGCCGCAAATTCGCCCTTGCTAGTCATCGCCTTCCTTTATCATTTTTGTCTATTTTTTGAGATTTTTCTCGATTGTAAAACTATACTACTTTTTGGCTTATTTCTTATACTTAAAAAAAAATAAATTAAAAAAATTAATATACGCTTAAATGTGCCTTAATTGCATATTACTTGTAGCGAATTTTAAGGGATAAAAGAAATATGAAATTTACGCATATATCTTACATTTACGCTTCATTTTGATATTTACTTTTAACTCGGCTATTTTAACGGGCGTTAAACGAGTCTAAATTTAAAATTTGAAGCGAAATTTGCAAAATTTCAGGGCTCACTCAAGCCCCAAAAACGCTTCCTCGTCAAATTTAAAATAAATATTTTCGCCGACTCTAAAATTTTGCGAATTCGCCGCCAGCGTTTTAATCAAAAAGTCGCCGACTTTGATTTTCACCAAAAGCTCTTTGCCAAGATAGAGCGAAACCGAGTGCAAGATACCGCCCAAATACCCATCTATCGGCGTTTTGCTTAGCGTTATTTTGCTTGGATTTACGGCGATCTTTACGGCGTTACGTAAATTTTGCGGCAAATTTACGCTCGCATTTTCGTCAAATTTTAAAACCCCGCCCTGCGCGTCGAAAATATTTTTGTATTCGAATTCGCACACGCGCCCCTTGTGCAAAAAGACGTTTTCTTCGGCGACCGCGCTTAGCCATTTATCATCGTGGCTAGCGATCACAAAGCCGCAGCCGTATCTTTGCCGCATGTAAAGCACGGCCTTGCCAAAAAGCTTTGAAGTGCCCGCGTCCACGCTATTTGTCGGCTCGTCAAGCAGATAAAGCCGCGATCTAAGCGCCAAATTTAACGCAAAGCTAACGCGCTGCGTCTGTCCCGAGCTTAGCTCAAAGTGGCGCTTGTTTAAAAAGCTCTCGTTAAGCCCGACCAAATTTAACGTCTCGCTCGCTCGCTCGTCAAATTCTCCCAGTACTCCGCGGCTTTTTAAAACGGCTCTAAAATTTTCCCTCACGGAGCGTTTTAAAAGCGCGGGCTCTGGTAACAAAACGCTAACGTCGCGCAGTAAATTTAGACTCGGCGCGCTGCTCCCCCACAGCCGCACCTCGCCGCTAGTTGGCTTTTGTAAAAACGACATCACTCGCATTAGCGTGCTTTTGCCGCTGCCGTTGCTGCCAGTTAGCGCGGTGATTTTGCTAACGTCGATATCAAGGCGCGGGATGTTTAAAATCTCGCTCGCGCCGTAGTTTAGGCGTAAATTTCTAACGTTTATCACTTTGCGCCTTTCTCGTTAAATTTGCGCAAAGGCTCAAATTTGACGCGCCTAGCCCGCTTTTTGCGAGCGTAAATTTTCTAAATTTATAAAATTTCATTTATCCAGCCTTTTTAGCGCGTGTATCGTCAAATTTACGGCAAACGCGATAAAGATAAGCACCAAAGCCAGCGCTATACCCATCGCAAACTCGCCCTTATTCGTCTCCAGCGACACCGCAGTCGTGATCGTGCGGGTAAAATATTTGATATTTCCGCCGATCATCATCGCCACGCCGACCTCGGCCACGATACGCCCGTACGCCGTCGCTACGACCACCATCAGAGCATACCTCAGCTCGTACAGCACGCAGCCCACTAGCCGCGGCGCGCTCAGGCGTAAATTTAGGATGGTTAGATAGTGTTTTTTGTCCATATTTTCCACGACGCTAGCGCTTAGCGAGATGATGATAGGTAGTGCTAGCACAAACTGCCCCAGCATCACGGCCTTTAGCGTAAAAAGCAGCCCAAACTCGCCAAACGGGCCGTTTCGCGTGATAAATGCATACAAAATAAGTCCGATCGCAACGGTGGGCATCGCAAGCGCCGTATCGCTGAGCAGTCTCAAAATCCTGCGCCCTTTAAAATCGTAAAATCCCAGCGTAAAGCCTAGCGGAAAACCGACTAAAATCGTAAAAAATATCGAAACGCTCGAAGTGTAAAGCGTCGCCCTGATCGCCGAATACGTCTCCTCATCGCCGCTAAAAAGCAGCCTAAAGGCCTCCAAAAATCCGTTTAATAAAAAATCCAAATATTCTTTCTCCGCATATTTCTAAGGTTAATTTAATGTGCTATAATAGCATACTTTTAAAAAAGGAGAAAAATGAAAAAAGTAATATTAGGCTCGCTAATCGCGAGCGTTTTGGCGTTTGCGGGCGATAGCGAACTCATTATGGCTACCACCACCAGCACCGATAACACGGGGCTACTAGACGCGATCTACCCTGCGTATAAGGCAAAAACCGGCGTCGATATCAAATGGACGGCGGTAGGCACCGGAGCGGCCTTGAAACTCGGCGAAAACTGCGATGCGGACATACTTTTCGTGCATTCGCCAAAAGTCGAGAAAGAATTCGTAGAAAAGGGCTTTGGCGTCGAGAGAAAAGCCGTAATGTACAATGACTTCGTCGTTATCGCCGATAAATCGATCGCCGATAAATTTAAAGGCAAAGACATAAAAGAGAGCTTTGAGCTAATCAAAAAAGAGAATATCAAATTTTTCTCTCGCGGCGATAAATCAGGCACCGACAACAAAGAAAAAGGTATCTGGAAAAAAATCGTTGGCGAAGTACCTGAAAAAGACAGTTGGTACATGCAAACCGGCCAAGGCATGCTAGCTACTATCAACGCGGCAGCCGAGCAAAAGGGCGTGACGTTCACCGACCGCGGCACCTACATCAAGTACGAGGACACCAAAAAAGGCGCGCCTGAGATGGTCATCATCAACGAGGGCGACAACGACCTAAAGAACTTCTACTCGCTAATCGCGGTAAATCCGAAGCACTGCGCTAAGGCCGACATCGAAAACGCAAATAAATTTATAGAGTGGGCGACGAGCGAAGAGGGTCAGAAATTTATCGGCGACTTTAAGCTGCTAGATAAGCCGCTTTTCACGCCTGACGCGAATACCCGCAAGAACTAATTTTATTTACGCGCAAATTTGGGTTAAATTTAGAGCTTAAATTTGCGTGATTCGGGCGCGCTTTGCGCCCTTTTTTATAAATCAAAATCTATTTTACCTCTTATTCAAATTTAAACTCACCGACGTTATTTTTAAATATTTTAAAACACTTATTACTAACCACCTCGTCTTTAGTATATGCTTGATATAATTTTAGTAATTCTAAAGTCGTTATTATTAATATACCTTCACTTTTTGCATAACTTATTTGATTGGCATGTATCGGCTCTCTTTTGCTAGGATCTATGTCGCGTTGAGGATTAATTATCAGTAGGCCCTTTACGTTATTTGGAGACATAGTATCTTCAGCTATTAAAAAATCAGTTACATGTTTCTTGCATTGTGCTATATTGCTATTTTTAACGTTTGTGTTTATCCCTTTTATCTCTACTATAAAGTTAATATCTCTAAATTTGAATCTAAAATCTTCTTTTTTTACATCTATAAAATGGCTATCTGTTAGTTTAAAAATATCTACTAAAATTTCCTTCACTACACCAACCAGCTCATCTCCTGTTGAATATAGGATTGATTTAAATCTATTATTTTTAGATATTTCTTTTTCTAATACATCAAGTTGTTTTAATATTTCATCTTTTTCACTCAAATAACTTATATTACTAAAATGCTCTATATTGTTTATCCATTCCGGAGCTACAGACTTCTGATATTTAGACAATATAAAATAAAGAACCGCGCGAGCCGCATTATTGTCTTTTATGTCTAGTGTTGTTATATATACGCCATTAATCTCCAATATAACATTTTTTCCGCCGTTTGATTTTTTTAACGATCTGTGTATAGACTCATCAAAAACAAAATCAGATAAGAATGTGTAATCATCTATTTTAGTTACACTTCTTTCATATCTGATAGTTGGA contains:
- a CDS encoding molybdopterin-dependent oxidoreductase, producing MPHSNAVGRRSFLKMAALAGVAGGMSGLAASGVTRSATKEEMANPFPNSKIVKTVCTVCSVGCGVRAEVENGVWVRQEVAQDHPVSAGGHCCKGSDVIDMVRSHCRVKYPMKKVGGKWKRISYKDALDEIGAKLKAYREKNPEQVMFLGSAKDCNEQSYYISKFSAMFGTNNLDHQARIUHSATVAGVANTWGYGAMTNHLGDIQNAKSIFIIGANPAVNHPVGFRHFLKAKENNGAKLIVVDPRYTRTAAKADYFAQIRPGTDIPFMYGMMNLIFENGWEDKKFIDDRTYGIDEIRKEAAKWTPEVVEDVTGVPAATLKEITEVYAKNRPGSVVWAMGLTQHTIGSSNTRIAPILQLVLGNMGVSGGGCNILRGHDNVQGASDMANAPDSLPGYYAKNEATWKYFAKMWKVDYEWLQGNFIKPEWMFKPGFTLARWWAGVLDGKNGNDPVENAGDSLKALIVIGNGITSTAQQAKVQEGLDGLELLVLLDPFVNDAGVITDKKDGVYLLPAATQFETSGTVVATNRSGQWRSQVVEPLFESMPDHEILFELAKRLGYYDELTRTIRDSEGKIEWPEAATREIASIVKSIGLTGWTPERLKRHQANWDKFDEKTLMGKEGTEVAGEYYGLPWPCWTEKHPGSPNLYDISRPVMQGGMGFRNRFGLEHNGVNQLAGDGSAPVGGAQSGGYPEIKKDNIEKILGIKLTDEEREKMGATWATDGSGIIAEKCMEKGIAPYGNARARAVVWTFVDQIPQHREPLHTPRQDLAQKYPSFEDKPNHYRVFTKYKSLQLSKDFSKEFPINLTTGRLVNFSGAGMETRASMYLSRITPEMFADIHPELAAKHGIKNWDFVWIHSPEGTKIKVRARVVPSVKLDTIFLPFHWAGYMQGIDMTGNFPEDTKPYAVGESANTVANYGYDIVTQIPETKSGLCRIEKA
- the fdh3B gene encoding formate dehydrogenase FDH3 subunit beta; the protein is MSEFNDNNRLKFYCDDDRCIDCNGCAVACDEAHELPLGIRRRRVITLNEGVPGKEISTSIACMHCEDAPCSLVCPVDCFYIRSDGIVLHDKDICIGCGYCLYACPFGAPQFPREGVFGAKGSMDKCTMCAGGPLPTNSEAEREEYGQDRISEGKVPVCAAMCSTKALLVGESAMIEKIYGDRVKARGYGFKDLKQTLTWKLAYYAGDRLKIKS
- the tupB gene encoding tungstate ABC transporter permease TupB, producing MDFLLNGFLEAFRLLFSGDEETYSAIRATLYTSSVSIFFTILVGFPLGFTLGFYDFKGRRILRLLSDTALAMPTVAIGLILYAFITRNGPFGEFGLLFTLKAVMLGQFVLALPIIISLSASVVENMDKKHYLTILNLRLSAPRLVGCVLYELRYALMVVVATAYGRIVAEVGVAMMIGGNIKYFTRTITTAVSLETNKGEFAMGIALALVLIFIAFAVNLTIHALKRLDK
- a CDS encoding twin-arginine translocation signal domain-containing protein — protein: MQKNRREFLKKAGLVGAAAATAGVATAAVSNLKYGKSKKTEVLYKRSKNWDLYYEQAK
- the tupC gene encoding tungstate ABC transporter ATP-binding protein TupC — its product is MINVRNLRLNYGASEILNIPRLDIDVSKITALTGSNGSGKSTLMRVMSFLQKPTSGEVRLWGSSAPSLNLLRDVSVLLPEPALLKRSVRENFRAVLKSRGVLGEFDERASETLNLVGLNESFLNKRHFELSSGQTQRVSFALNLALRSRLYLLDEPTNSVDAGTSKLFGKAVLYMRQRYGCGFVIASHDDKWLSAVAEENVFLHKGRVCEFEYKNIFDAQGGVLKFDENASVNLPQNLRNAVKIAVNPSKITLSKTPIDGYLGGILHSVSLYLGKELLVKIKVGDFLIKTLAANSQNFRVGENIYFKFDEEAFLGLE
- the tupA gene encoding tungstate ABC transporter substrate-binding protein TupA; translation: MKKVILGSLIASVLAFAGDSELIMATTTSTDNTGLLDAIYPAYKAKTGVDIKWTAVGTGAALKLGENCDADILFVHSPKVEKEFVEKGFGVERKAVMYNDFVVIADKSIADKFKGKDIKESFELIKKENIKFFSRGDKSGTDNKEKGIWKKIVGEVPEKDSWYMQTGQGMLATINAAAEQKGVTFTDRGTYIKYEDTKKGAPEMVIINEGDNDLKNFYSLIAVNPKHCAKADIENANKFIEWATSEEGQKFIGDFKLLDKPLFTPDANTRKN
- a CDS encoding molecular chaperone: MTSKGEFAAGRGLYYSLFSRFFVFSQEADRFSGVNAMLGLASAHALNEESADAIMRIQAKFDEKNSQNLADEFDEIFHALPSPLRNSLSYYDEGYEVGHACTKVRKILARTDIRRDEAKFKENEDNVGFVFALMSEFIARESEQELYGELEEQLFKEIINPNIDEFINDLFNHESSEIYKDVAVLLQGFIEFERVVLSAPRPINQGKNKKTLDGVSRSEAIRRQKNRVRKIKAMEEENAKK